GTACGGGGGTTAATCCGCTGGACAGTAGGTCGATACTGGTCGTAGAAGGGAGAGGATCAGATTGGAAGCGCTTCACTCGGTGCTCGAATCAATGCGGCTGCCAAATGGAGCTTACATGGCAAGTCCCTCCGACGACTATTCGTATGTCTGGCTGCGGGATGTCGGATATACGGTGCTGCCCTACCTGTATTCCGGCTGTGACCGGTATGCGAAAACCTATCATGCGTTACTAGACCTGTTTCTTCGATATGAATGGAAAATCGACATCCACACAAGGCAAAAGCCAGTGCTCCCCTATGAGTATATTCATGCCCGCTATTCCTGTGACCTGACCGAGTTGCCGCAGCCTTGGGGACATGCGCAGAATGACTCGATCGGGCTGTTTTTGTGGGGAGTCGGCGAAGGCATGCGGCACGGCAAACCGATTCTGCGGAGTGAGGCCGACCGCCGGATTTTGCAAAAATTGGTCGACTACCTGGCCTGTATGGAATATTGGCAGGAGCCGGACAACGGGATGTGGGAAGAGAACGTCGAAGTGCACGCATCCAGCGTTGGCGCGTGCGTCGCCGGATTGACGGCGGTTCGCATACTGGTTGACGTCCCGGACGATCTGATCCGCAATGGGCAGGCGACGCTCGCCCGGCTGCTGCCGCGGGAAAGCGTTACGAAAAAAACGGATTTGGCCCTCCTGTCACTCATTTTTCCGTAT
The nucleotide sequence above comes from Effusibacillus pohliae DSM 22757. Encoded proteins:
- a CDS encoding glycoside hydrolase family 15 protein — its product is MRLPNGAYMASPSDDYSYVWLRDVGYTVLPYLYSGCDRYAKTYHALLDLFLRYEWKIDIHTRQKPVLPYEYIHARYSCDLTELPQPWGHAQNDSIGLFLWGVGEGMRHGKPILRSEADRRILQKLVDYLACMEYWQEPDNGMWEENVEVHASSVGACVAGLTAVRILVDVPDDLIRNGQATLARLLPRESVTKKTDLALLSLIFPYQIVSRDMAFRILYDVTTKLERTYGCIRYQGDRYFNEGREAEWCFGFPWLGLCFSVLGEEDKVEEYWEKTKRIVPPDGRVPELYIGGTSQPNGNRPLAWAVAMVMLLHERMKKSKRVSSLN